A window from Thalassophryne amazonica chromosome 15, fThaAma1.1, whole genome shotgun sequence encodes these proteins:
- the LOC117526233 gene encoding CD209 antigen-like protein C — translation MKPQTLFLCRRLNMETFVHNEEPEISMEHLNIPKAPAQISSLKNRNAAESGNKLYMLVGVGFGFLCILQVAVNISLRLSHYSSDHQPALRTRCTNLSDERDELRIQMKHFDDLFQQGWIYFSHRFYYVSPIKKNWQESQDDCLARDAHLVIINSNEEQEFSKIFNRPLWIGLTDRETEGIWKWVDGTPLTIRFWNAGQANHHHGETQDCVEIAEPPRLLFFLHQGNDWNDVPCGKQNFWMCEKTQHVNLK, via the exons ATGAAACCTCAAACTCTGTTTTTGTGCAGAAGGTTGAACATGGAAACATTTGTCCATAATGAAGAACCTGAGATATCTATGGAACATTTGAACATCCCTAAAGCACCAGCACAGATTTCTTCCTTAAAGAACCGCAATGCTGCAGAGTCTG GAAATAAGCTGTACATGCTGGTGGGCGTAGGATTTGGATTCCTGTGCATCCTGCAAGTTGCTGTCAACATTTCCCTCCGTCTTTCTCACT ACAGCTCTGATCACCAACCAGCTCTTAGGACCAGATGCACAAACCTGAGTGATGAGAGAGATGAGCTGCGAATCCAGATGAAACATTTTG ATGACCTTTTCCAACAAGGATGGATATATTTCAGCCATAGGTTTTACTACGTGTCTCCAATCAAGAAAAACTGGCAGGAGAGCCAAGATGACTGTCTGGCAAGAGACGCACACCTGGTGATAATCAACAGCAATGAAGAGCAG GAATTCTCAAAAATATTCAACAGACCTTTGTGGATTGGACTGACTGACAGAGAGACTGAGGGAATATGGAAATGGGTGGATGGGACTCCACTCACTATAAG ATTCTGGAATGCAGGACAAGCGAATCATCACCATGGAGAAACTCAAGACTGTGTAGAAATAGCTGAACCACCCAGACTGTTGTTCTTCTTGCATCAAGGAAATGATTGGAACGATGTGCCATGTGGAAAACAAAACTTCTGGATGTGTGAAAAGACACAGCATGTAAACCTAAAATGA